In one Elephas maximus indicus isolate mEleMax1 chromosome 9, mEleMax1 primary haplotype, whole genome shotgun sequence genomic region, the following are encoded:
- the PTPDC1 gene encoding protein tyrosine phosphatase domain-containing protein 1 isoform X4, translating into MQDPPRRLSAVNFLSTFFQGRRHSSSDPLLWLQQRRRSSTIRMLSPSSLQVMVAVASISCAEGKRNSGRPTPKYTKVGERLRHVIPGHMACSMACGGRACKYENPARWSDQEQAIKGVYSSWVTDNILAMARPSTELMEKYHIIEQFRSCGIKTIINLQRPGEHASCGNPLEQESGFTYRPEAFMEAGIYFYNFGWKDYGVASLTTILDMVKVMTFALQEGRVAIHCHAGLGRTGVLIACYLVFATRMTADQAIIFVRAKRPNSIQTRGQLLCVREFTQFLIPLRNIFSCCDPKAHAVTLAQYLTRQRHLLHGYEARLLKHVPKIIHLVCKLLLDLAENRPVVKEKMLEVPDLSAEIEKTVSEMVTVQLDKEFMRHDSDASDPCSPMAAAAAFENQDDILSSEQVLDPLWKRRNVECLQPLTRLKRQLSYSDSDLKRAELLLEQGVTPWTVPAQVLLCHNFKQQKTISHCYVPQSPQLDLNKETLVQNTFSFWNQAKFGGLEGLKDDELPLFPRRDIPKEIQRSRTFSSGVSSLYNPGEPVTPNFANTHKEQNHSHQQVNNCQRETPGSWGQESILVGSGTCCPSVNCDSTPKVKFCVGHENRDSKNLAEVAPQVALQTELSIEARRILAAKALANLNEFVEKEEVKRKVEMWQKELNSRDGAWEKICGERDPFILCSLMWSWVEQLKEPVITKEDVDMLVDRHADAAEALFLLEKIMPLK; encoded by the exons ATGCAGGACCCGCCTAGGAGGCTCTCAGCCGTAAACTTCCTCAGCACCTTTTTCCAGGGCCGAAGGCACTCCTCTTCAGACCCCCTCCTGTGGCTGCAGCAGCGGCGGCGCAGCTCCACCATCAGGATGCTCTCCCCATCCTCCCTTCAGGTGATGGTGGCCGTGGCCTCCATCAGCTGCGCAGAGGGAAAAA GAAATTCAGGACGCCCAACACCAAAGTACACAAAAGTAGGGGAGCGTTTGCGACATGTCATTCCTGGACACATGGCCTGTTCCATGGCATGTGGTGGTAGAGCCTGCAAGTATGAAAACCCAGCCCGCTGGAGCGATCAGGAGCAAGCCATTAAGGGGGTCTACTCATCCTG GGTCACTGATAACATACTGGCCATGGCTCGCCCATCCACGGAGCTCATGGAAAAGTACCACATCATCGAGCAGTTCCGAAG ctGTGGCATAAAAACAATAATTAACCTTCAGCGTCCTGGTGAGCATGCTAGCTGTGGGAACCCCCTGGAACAAGAAAGTGGTTTCACTTACCGTCCTGAAGCTTTCATGGAGGCTGGCA TATATTTCTACAATTTCGGATGGAAGGATTATGGTGTGGCATCTCTTACTACAATCTTGGATATGGTGAAGGTGATGACATTTGCCTTACAGGAAGGAAGAGTAGCTATTCATTGTCATGCAGGGCTTGGTCGAACAG GTGTTTTAATAGCATGTTACTTAGTTTTTGCAACAAGAATGACTGCTGACCAAGCAATTATATTTGTTCGGGCAAAGCGACCCAATTCCATACAAACTAGAGGACAACTACTATGTGTAAGAGAATTTACACAGTTTTTGATTCCTCTTCGCAATATATTTTCTTGCTGTGATCCCAAAGCACATGCCGTCACCTTAGCTCAATATCTGACTCGCCAGCGTCACCTGCTTCATGGTTATGAAGCACGACTTTTGAAACATGTGCCAAAAATTATTCACCTCGTCTGCAAATTGCTGCTGGACTTAGCTGAGAACAGGCCGGTGGTGAAGGAGAAAATGTTAGAAGTACCAGACCTCTCTGCTGAAATCGAAAAGACAGTTTCTGAGATGGTTACAGTGCAACTGGATAAAGAGTTCATGAGGCATGACAGCGATGCATCAGACCCTTGCAGCCCCATGGCAGCAGCGGCAGCTTTTGAGAATCAGGATGACATTCTTTCCAGTGAGCAAGTACTTGATCCCCTTTGGAAGAGGAGGAATGTTGAATGCCTGCAACCACTGACTCGTTTGAAAAGGCAGCTCAGCTACAGTGACTCAGATTTAAAGCGGGCTGAGTTACTTTTGGAGCAAGGTGTGACACCATGGACGGTGCCTGCCCAAGTCTTGCTTTGCCATAACTTCAAGCAACAGAAAACCATAAGCCATTGTTATGTTCCACAGTCTCCACAGCTAGATTTAAATAAAGAAACTTTGGTACAGAATACATTTTCTTTCTGGAATCAGGCTAAGTTTGGGGGCTTGGAAGGACTCAAAGATGATGAATTACCACTTTTTCCGAGGAGGGATATTCCAAAGGAAATACAGCGGAGTAGAACCTTTTCTTCAGGTGTCTCAAGTTTATACAACCCTGGAGAACCAGTTACACCCAACTTTGCAAATACCCATAAGGAACAAAACCATTCTCACCAGCAAGTGAACAACTGTCAGCGTGAAACTCCTGGCAGTTGGGGCCAGGAGTCCATCCTGGTGGGTAGTGGAACTTGCTGCCCCTCTGTAAACTGTGACTCTACTCCTAAAGTGAAATTTTGCgttggacatgaaaacagagacagCAAAAATCTGGCTGAAGTAGCTCCGCAGGTTGCTTTGCAAACTGAATTGAGTATTGAAGCAAGGAGAATACTGGCAGCCAAAGCCCTGGCCAATTTAAATGAGTTTgtagaaaaggaagaagtgaaaaggAAGGTAGAAATGTGGCAG